In Pyrus communis chromosome 11, drPyrComm1.1, whole genome shotgun sequence, the sequence ccacatgtagtagcgtACCACCTTTATTTGGAGTTTACTAGCTTTCAATCTTTTTGTAAGGAGTGTCCTATTAATTAGGTAGTCAATGATAGGATCTTGCCTGCTTGGGGTTGTATTGACTTGTAACACCTCGGCTGCTGGTTCTTCTTCTGTACTCGATTTTCCCAAAATTTGATTGGGATGGAACGTCTGAACTAGTGGTCCAAAATGAAGCCTAAGGCTGCCAAGGCGTCTATGTGAGTGTTATCTGTCTGTGGCACTTGTGTGAGGGCATAAGTCTGAAATGCCTCAAGCTACTTTTGTACCTTCTCAAGATATAATGTCATCCTTGGATGCTTTGCTGCATACTTCTCGGTAGTCATGCTAGTGATAAGCTGAGAATGGGAATGGATTGCGAGCTTCTTAACTGCCAAATTTTGTGCCATTTAGAGGCCTGTTAATAAGGCATTATACTCTGCTTTGTTGTTTTATACTTTAAAGCCTATAATGATTGCCTACTTGAGCATCGAGCTATCTAGGGTGATGAAAACCAAGCCTGCTCCAGAAACCTTGTAGTTAGATGAATTATTGATATGCAGGCGCCATAAGTCTTTGTCATAAAGGGTTGGTGCGGCCAGAGCGTGCTTGGCTGCTTAAGGGGCACCTTTAGGCTGTGTTGTTACGTCTTCTAGGCCGGGAGTGAACTCCGTTATGAAGTCTGCCAAGGCCGAAGCTTTTATTGCCGTACAGGGTTGGCAACTAAACCGTATTAGCCGAGTTCCAATGCCTACTTCATCACTCATTGAGAAGCGTATGAACCATGTAAGATAGATCGTAAGGGATACTGAGTCAAAACGACAACCATGTACGCCTGAAAGTATGGTCTGAGCTTCCGAGCTACAACAATTAGTGCCAAAATTAACTTTTCAATCCTCAGGTATCTTGTTTCCGCATCAATAAGAGttttagaagtgtagaatactGGCAATTGGGCCTTCAGCTCTTCTTGTAATAGGGCAGAGCTTACTGCTACATCTGAGACTGCCAAGTAGATATATAATTCCTCGGCTGCTTCCAGCTTGGATAGTAGATGAGGGATGCCAAATATCTCCTCCAGTCTTGAAATGTTTTCTTGTACTCACTGTCTCACTTGTCTATTTGCGTTTTCTTCATGGACTTGAAAAAAGGCTTGCATTGATCGGTTGAGCGCAAGAGAAAACGGTTGAGCCCGGTTAGGCTCAGTGGTGGGCCGATTCTAGCCATCTTCTCCGGCTGCTCGGGATCAGGAATGATGTATTTAGCATCTTCTTTTGtcttccatcattttttttttgtcaacgtGTCTTTTTAAAGGCCATCATCTTGATCTACTTGTTGTGGTTGCTATTTTGTAGCAGGCATGTCCTTATAACCTCAGTAACTCCTACGGGGGCGAATAACTTCTTCTTTGACTCCTTCAGCATTTGTATTGTGCATCGTCGAGATGCGGCCTGATCATACTTGATCTCTCTGACTCATTCTCCTAGGATGCAGAATCAGATTTTTTAGTACTCAACGAAGGTTACGGCACCCAATTTCACTAGCCAGAGCCTTTTCAAAATCGCGTTATAAGGAGGTGGGTCACTAACTATAATGAACGTTTGCTTTAAGACTACTGATGGTGTTCTCACATCGAGTGTTATGCTGCCAATAGTAGTTGAGGGATATCCATTGAATCTTGTGAGTACCTCTGCTCAGCGTATTATCGTGCTTTCCAGGCTCGTCTTCTAAATGACGGATAGCTAAAGTAAATTTATTGAACTACCTTAGTCCATCATCACTCTGTCAACTATAGCATGTGCCAGTTGAATGCACACTACCAGAGCATCATTTTGTGGGAAGTCAACTCCCTCAGCATCCTGCTCGGTGAAACCAACGATGGGTCCATGTTTGGCCTTAGTTGCCTGAATCTGGGAGATTGTTATATCATGATGGATCTTCCTCCTCTCGGAGTTGTTTGTGGCCCCCAAGTATTCAGACTCGGCGAAGATGCTGTTGATTATAATGGTCTTAGTATATGGCTCCGTGTCTACATATGCGTTCCTCCTAAGCTGCTCAACTAGCTTGTCCAAGTATCTGTCGCATTTACTCTTATTCACCAGCTTCTTTAAGTAGTCCCTCCAGGTATTATCGGTCGTGTGACCAAGATCTTGGTTGAACGCACAATACTTGATCCAACTTTGAGGTGTCTCATTTTGATCGTTTTGGTAGCTTGAACTAAGGCTCACTCTTGAGGTCGCAGAAGATTTGGTTGATCGGGATCGAGAACTTGGTATAGTTTTTTGCAGCCTGACCTCCTCTTGCTAGGGATCGGTCTTTACGCTTGGCCCCCTGCCTGCTTTAGTGTTTATACTGCCTCTTGTCCGCCTTCTTCTGGGCTACCTTGGACTAATTCTGAGGCTGCTCAGGTGCTTTGTTTGCTCCTTGGGCTTCATCCCAAAGCTCATGCTTCTCTACTAAAGCAAATGAATCTACTAGAGTCAGATCTTCCTTCATGATcaattatctgataaaggatAATCTACTTGGAGTTCCTTTTGAAAGGCTGCGTTGGCGATTGAGTCGTTACAACCGATTATCTTCGCCTTCTCCGCCTTGAACATTTTCATATAGTCGCGGAGCGACTCATTTAGATTTTTCTTGATGTTAAAGACATGATCAAACTTCTTCTTAATTGAGAGGTATGATGAgtattccttagtgaaaactACAGAAAGCTTGTCGAAACTCTGGATGAACTGTGGAGGCAGGGTATGGAACCAATCAAGCGCATCGCCTTGCAAAGTTGTGGCAAATATCTTACACATTAAAGAGTTGTTAGCCTTGTAGAGGATCATCGCGCTACGATAGTGCTTCAAGTGCCTTTCCGGGTCTCCGTCTCCTCGATCTTGTCCGTAAAAGATGATCATCCCATGTCTACCACATTTATGCAAAGTGCCTCGTCTGTGGTTTCGATATGCTGGAATCTGCACAATCGCTTGGTCAAAAGCCTCTCTACTTCTTTCTGAATTTGCCTTTGCCAGGGCAGCTAGGCGTTCGACTACCCTCGATCATAACCTGTTGGTCTCGACTGCTCTTCCTTGTGTTCAGTCAGTCTATGTCGCAGATGCAGTGCACGTGGTACGTTCCTGGTAGGCAAACAAATTACTCGTAGACTGCAggttgaacttgagccagaTTGAACGATTGCTTATCTCCGTCCATCATGCTGCCTACTCCCAATGTGAGGATGAATATGCTCTTTATGGGCCTAGCTGCGAATGAATGCTTCGCCTGGAAGATTATCCATGTTTATCGAAGTGTGGCCCTAACCATGAATGTATGCTCATCTAGGGCCTAACCAAGAGTGCACGTTCCTCTGCATGCTAAGACGAGAATGTACACTACCAGAACGTTCTGTTCGTGGCTGGTCGATGGGCTGCTTGCCGGGACGGTGCTGGAAAGAAATGTCATTTTTTGCCCTTGTCCTATTTCAGGACACTTCGTCTGGGGCATGCTGCATGAGCTGATTTACCAAGGTAGTCTGCTGCGCAAGGGTGCTTGTCAATTTGACTACCTGTCAGGATAGgtgttgttcgccatttagAGTGGAAGAACTAGTACGGTAGACGTCTGCTtaagtagtggaagtgtaatggactccGGGTGCAAAGCTTGAGCTAGGATGGGTCAGATCTGCAGTAAGGTGGGGTGAAAATACCCTTGGTTCAACTGTTAGCCTTGGAATCTAGATCTGGGCTGGTTTAACTGGTCTAGGACCATGCTGGACCGTCTAAATGGCTACTAGAACAAGTTAAACGTATGGGCACTAAGCTGCCTCGGTTTGTCTTGCTTGGCCTCGAGCTGGAGACGCGTTAGGCTCGCATTGAGTTGCCACTTGCGTCGCAGTTGACACTACTTGGAGTGCCTCGATATGAGCAACTCACGTCAAAGTGCAGGTGGTAGGCGCTAAGGGCTGTTGCCGAGGGCGAGCAGCTGCTTGGTTCTATACCTGCTGGCTGATTAGGTCGTGGGCCTCCTGCCCTAGGGTTTCCTCGCGATGAGTAGAGGTTGCCTCGTGGGCCACTACAGCGGTGGCTGCCACTACTGGCATGGCCACGATACTTCGTGGTGGCAAAAGAACGATCCTTTCCGTGGTAAGCCTCGAGGAGCAACAGCGTGGAGCCATGTCACGGTCTACATCGGTTAGTCCATGTCCTTCAACGTAAAGGGTCCCATTGGTTGTAGTTTTTGAATTTCCTGCCATTATAGTCGTGGATCTAtgaatgaagaaagttgaaagcAAGAGTCTTCTTCGAGTCTTTAAATTAGAGTTCTTAATGAAAGCACAAATTTGTGGATACAAATTTCCATCGTCTCTtcctttgacaaaaatgcacctgcaaaataataacatctaAGATTAAGACTAAAAGCCTTATGAGCCCACGATGAATggaggggctttggccgaaaaatctccaatgccaaagttagaattctagaAAGAATGTGTTTGAGTTTTTGTGGGTAGCAAAATGTCTCCTGAATTTTGGAGATAAATGGTGTATTTATAGGAGAAAATGAGGAAGCGGGCTGGCCTTATGGTGGATTTTTGGTGGAATATTACAAgatatttgtgtaaataaatattttagagTAATTAGGTAAATATTCTAAATAAATGGAATTAGGTTAACTTACTTGGAAGATGTCATCTCAGATTAGGAATGtatttaagataaaaataagGAATTATTCTATTATAAATACCTTTGTCTTTTCCTACTGGCAAGAATGTCTTGAGCAGTCGTTGATTTCTGTTTGCTCAACCTCAACTGCGCATGGTGAATGAGGCTACTCCCTACTCATTTAATAGGAGCAACCTTgtctttcttaaaaaataattcacGTGTCAGCtccataatttttataaatgttTTTGGCTCTACATCAagtgatgagcaaaaatattctttAAAATATATAACACGATTGAGGATGCTGAGCaaggttttggttttttgtctATATATTTTAATTGCAAAGTAGAAGAAACAACATGCTAATCCAAGAACCACGTTACTGTTTTTAAGTTGAAAAAATGGATATGGTGATCTTTTCTGTCGGCTGTCGGCTGTCGGCTGTCGGATAagatgatactaacttgattgACATGTCATTCGAACAGTAGTTTTGACATACTCTTGTGCTTGTTGTTTGATGACGTCTATCCTACCAAGATACAACTTTCTAAATCCTACAATTCACATGGGATTGTAGAATTCTAGCAAATTGCTTtgtgtttactctctgaaaATTTTTGtacaagagagaaagaaagaagataaTCTACATTGGAAATGATATAGgctatttcaaaatttcacaccGTTTCAaataccttttgaattaatcgaaaagtgtttttaatattaattaaaattttaacccaaaattaaGTTAGGGATAGGATCAAGGAATAAagattttgacaaatatttttacactcaaCCTTTAGATTTAGTTTAATCTAACGGTCCCTAAGTAAAACTTAAATTGTTCTCGTTGACATGGCAGTGACATGGAAatagttaaataattttatttttacccaaaaaaaaaaaaaaaagaaccgtGTAAAGAGAAAAAACTCAAcaatccttcttcttcctcttcatcttTCAATCTCCATTTTTTTGAAACCCTCTCTGCCGTATGTAGATTATATTtgattaatatatatttgtgcAATGAAACCAATAGATTTTTCTTAACAAAACGTAATAGTAGAATTTAATTATTGAAGTGCTTATGGTTTTAACTCTTGAATTGCAAGAGCACCGTCCAAAAATTACTACGGATATAACTTGttcatcaaaaccctaattccaatGTCATGATAAACAAGTTTACAACGCCTTCATTACAAGCTACTTTAATTCGATTTATACAATATTATGAAGCACACAAAGCATATCAAGTTATCACTCGATCTCTTGAATCTTTtgttaaataaacaaaactaaaCCCTAGTCTTAGTATCTTTGGGTGAGAATTGGGTTATGGCAAAACTTTGATATCTTAAATTTTGGATAGTTCTTTAAGTTGTAATTATTActctttatttcttttggtCAAATTGTCATGAAGACCTACCAAATTTGGTTGCTCTGGGCAATCACGAAATCAATGGAGTTCTTCATCCCTCCCTCCCACGTTTTgtagattttatttatttatgatgaTTTATATTTCATGTCATCATTCATGTTATTTATGGATTCAAATCCTCCACATCATTTTTAATTAGGACCATTGGAtgatataaaatttaaaggtaaaagaagtgtaaaaatatttgtcccttgatcCTATCCTATTAAGTTAATATTAGAGGCCTTGATTAAttaaaggaattgttattgacactccaaatttttcattctacacttcaaactttctatatttagaaagaaaaatacaattgtaaggagtgtagaatgagatttttggagtgccaataacacttctcttaaTTAATAGTACATTAATTTTAAGATTTAATTAACACAAACCTAATCCATACAAGgccttgattaattaatatcaaTTAGCACAAGCGTGATCCACACAAGGCCCAAGCCTCAATTCCCATTCCACATGCCCAAGTCCAACTTATTATTAAATGATAGTGAGAAAGTTCAAAATCCTAATGCCCAATTTATTATGAGATTGGACACCTATTAAGGTGAGAGGATCCTCGCTAGATCTTCTTTGTAAGGATTCCGGAAATCCTTCAATCATAACCGTTTATTATACATCGTGCGCTAATTTTTGTcagatactgtttatatttaattttaaataaaaaaatttacaatgatttctaaccACACGACGTACGATGAATGAATATGATTGGATGATCGTCACAAAAATGATCCAGCAAGAATCCTCTAGCCTATTATGTATCAACTTTAATCAGATTGATTGAAACACTTCAGCCATCAAATCAATTCATTTGGAAGAGAGTTCATTTGCTTGAAGTATTGAAGCAtaacatttttttcattagtatCCAGGGAAGAGGATCCTTTTCAGATCCATTTTATGGGGATCCTAAGGATCTTCACATTTtagtcgttcatcgtatatcgtgtgatcagttttcgtcagatactatttgtgtttaattttaaataaaaaagtcaaatgatttctgatcgcacgatacACAATGAATGATTAAGCTGTGAGAATCcttaagatcctcacaaagtggATCCATGGTATCCAATTCCAATTTTTGGGATAACATCCCAATTGCCTGTTCCTCATCCAAGGTTAGACTTGTCATGCTATTCAAACAATTAAGTTAGAGATAACATCAATACAACGGGAGGCTAACAAGAGCTAGCCCTGCCACCAGCAATGGAGCCACTAAACAAGAACTAATACTAGTCAGATAGTTTTGAGAGAAAGGAGAAGGCATATCAAATTTGTTTCTTGGAAGCTCCTAAACAACGAAACTATGACTTAGCATTAAATGTGGGTAGATGAATCAAGGAAAATGAACTGAATCAATAATACAGCGAAACTATGCCGTACTATGTACGATTAAAGGATAAAATGTGAGAATTCATATGATCTCACAAAAAAGATCTGAATGAGATCCAAATCCGAATTGTGTAACCCTAATTAtactttgtaattttgtaatatCAAATAATATACAGAtgttgaaatcaatagaagctGTGACTGTCAAACGGTTGACCCgttttttgttttatacacACCCATATATTAAAGTTTCATACACCTAATAATTGACCAGGAACACGTCATAGTAATGCCAAATAGTGTTAGACTTATggataacaaaaataatatagaaaaataaaaggcTAAGAAAGATTCAGGATTCCATATCAAATTACAGTCAACAGATTTTGAAATATTTAAGCTGATTACAACAACGTATTTTCTAAATCGGCAACAATAAACAAAGAATTCTAGTCTAAAACCATCAAAGAATGATTCATTCAATTAAACTAAACACATCAGAAGGCAATAAGACCAAGAACCAGtataaaaatatgcaaaaaaaaGCATTaatatttcttgttttttgAGTAAAGATTATGACCCTTTGTGGCTATCTATATGTAATCACTTGAAacttcgaaaaaaaaaatgaaaaatgaaaagaaaaaaaaaattaatctaattTCTGTATGTCACCTCTGATCCTTTTCAGAaggaaaaactcaaaaaaaagaaggaaaaaaaatgcgCACAATTTTTCTCCAGCTTCTAAACATCAGCACATTTCATGGGTGCATATCCTAGCCTGGACTTCTTTGTGTCATAGAGGATATGAAAATTCTGCTGCTGATAGTTTCCGATGATCGAAAGGCTGGATTTCGGAGTCCCCAACACCGCCAGGCAGACCATTTCCTGCGGTTCGATCTGGATGAAGTAGTTCTCTACTGGGAAATCCCACACAGCTCCATCCGCAAACACAATTGCGAACTCCGGCAGCTCTATTTTCTCAACACCTGACACATTGTAACAAGGTTTCAAAATTGGAAAGTCGTTCACAACTGGATACCCTTTAACCTTTTTCTCAAATGCCTCCTTGATCATTTGGTAAGCAGGATCGGCAAAGTAACTCAACGTGGTGCCGGAATCAATGATTGTCCCGCCGGCACCCTCCGGCGTCAATTTCCAAGTCTCAGCCGGTATGTCCACCGCTTCTCCGCCGACCATGACGGATTTTATCTCGACATAGTAGAATGTATCAGCAGGGTTTTCTTTCCCTCCCACCAAGGAAGTGTAGCTCAGTTTCGGGTGGCTCAAGAGGTTCTTGTCCTCCCCGAAAATCAACTTGCTGCTGACATTCGCGTCGCTGTTTCGATCCACAAGGCAGTAGGAAAACGAATGTCCGTACAGCGATTGGAGCTGAGATGCAAAGGAAAGAGGGCCTCTGCCAAGCCCTAGCAACCCTGCAGCCCCATGAAATAGTCCTCTGTTCCAATGTCCGCATCCGAACATCACATTCTCCACCCTCTTGAACCCCGCCTTGTTCGGTGACGTGAGGTTCACGGTAAAGGTTTCGAGGGAGAAATCGCCGGTAGTGTTGGAGCTGTCTCCGTACCAGTAGAAATACGGGCACGTTTGATTTTCGGACTTGCAGGACTGTGCAGGATCCGGGGACGAAACTAATCGACACCGCGGATCCTTGCAGCTAATGTCAAGAAAAGAAGTTGAGTCTTTCGGGTCGTAATGCGGGCCCTGCTGCTCGAAGCAGTCGTGGCACGGCGCGCATTGGACCCAGTTAAGGTCACTGCCAGTGTCGAGAATTAAAGAGAAGTGTTTAGGGGGTGTACCGATGAAAACATCCATGAAGTACTCGCCGGAGCCGAGGCTGACACCAGACTTCAACGTGGCCTGAAGCTGCCCTGAAAGCTCGTTGGTGTAAGACTCCGGTGAGGCTGCAGGGGCCACAACCGGATTTGATTGGTAGGGCTTCGGCTTCTTGTCTTTCTGCAGCCTAGAAATTGTGTTCTGGTTCTTTTTCTCGACGATTCTTGTGTGGAGGGTTTGAATTCTGATGAGGTCTCGGACTGTGGACTCGATCACGGAGCTTTTTCTTTCGGATTGTTTGTTCTGTGATCTGTGCCGTAGATGGAGCTTCATAGTTTGTTTATGAGGGTTCAATTCGGGTGCGGCTTCGTCGTCGTCAGAGTCACCAACATCTTCCATGGCTGAATCTGATTGGTTTGTTCTTTTAGAGCTGCTGAGGCTGCAGCCAGTGTGggatgaggaggaggatgagATGGCGTTGAAGCTCATGTGCTCCGGCAGTTGTATGCCGGCGAGAGTGGAGGCATTTGGGTTGTGATTGTCGTGGCTGTGAAGTCCGGCAATCGCTGCTAAAGTGGAGGAGAAGATTACAAGGAGAACCACTAGGATTGAACCCCTAACAGCCATTCTGATCGCCTCTTCTCGTTTCAAAATCCTGCATGAATAAAActtgagaaggaagaaaaaaaaaatggagaaaaaccCAGAAAGATCGAAACTTCAAGGTTTTGGATGATAATTTGAAAAAACCCAGAAACGGAAAAATCAGATGAGATTTGAATTTCCGTCCAACGGAAAGAGTaggaaaattggaaaatgaaTGAAAACGAACAAGGGAACCCTGAAACAACAAACTTCAATTTAAAGCTCTAAAAAAGGGACTGTGTtgggggaggggagggggggggggggggggttggggaggagagagagagagagagagagagagagagagagagagagaagagggggaGGTCTGAGTGTGCTGAGCTTAGAATCAATGTTAGACTTTGAATGTTATTattcaaagttgaaaacgcggtTTCGacgaaaaataaaagaaaagaaaccaaggggagaagagaagagatgAGGTGGTACACCACATCACGTATCTTTATATAAATAGTAGGTTATGTAtgttaaaagattaataacttaaaaattaaaatttttcactacttacataaaaacacatgatgtatcATCTGTGTTCCcatcataattaaaaatttctcaaagGAGGATGTGAATTGTGATTTATTATTTAACTAAAGTGCTTACCTGGTCTTCATCATCTTTCTGCTTCTTTCCTCCCGCTTTCCTGCTTCATTGCCTCATGCCACTCTCATATTATTCATATATGCCGTTACACAACTTATACTTTTACCCTTGCAGCTCGCTGTCTCTCACGAGTGTTTAGTTTACTTAGTAAAACTGTATGGTCTtggttttaactttggtttgttttcatatattttaagaAAGGCTAGTACTATCCATACACATATTTTTTACCTTCTACACATCCTATGTTACTTTCTATCTTTTGATCATTTTCAATTCACTTGTTCTGACGAACGAAAATTAAGAATGATGTTAATTAGTTTTCAAGGCACTAGGAATCACCTAAATTCGAGTGTGATATAAATTGTTCGACTTCATTTCTAGTAATTTTCAACTGCACTGTAATATCATGTAGCTAGAGATGCTACATGATATTACATACATTACAAGCCTTGGGCTTCACGGAGTAGGATTCCTTAGACAGTCAAACAAGATCTTAATTTTACATTTAATTACAATGTTTGGGTTTGacagaaaaaaattacatattcgtttTGGAAAACAActgaattagggttttatttgtGAAAACGATTATCAAAACTCAAGCACGTTAAATAGCAAGAGGAACCAATCAATCGGACTGCCACATTTAATTTCCTCACGATGGACCaactacatacatacatacatacatacatatatatatatatatatatatgcgtatgATATTCTTGGCGTAATTAGACAGGGGAATGTCTGCCATTAATCTCCATGGAATATTGTTCAACGAGACACTacataattaaatatgaacacAATAAAACACATAAGGTGTAGAAACAGAGAGAAACGAGGGTAGCCGTTAGAATTTGGAGCAGACATGCATGCAGTTGCCgccattattttattatatattgattTTGATATTATCAAAAATTGCATGAGAGCGGGTCTTGTGTTGCATTTTGACCACTGGATTTTGAACCAAGGCTTTGAAATTGGAAAATTGGTGTGCTAAATCGTGCTACTGTACAATTTGTCTCTGCTCCCTTGCGATGTCCTCTGTATATGTCGAGTCCTTTTCCAACTCCAAGTTTTGAATGTATAATCAACGTTTATTTTAGTCAAAAAGTCAAAGTATTTTTCCAAACGAGATTTTTGGCATTCAGTTTCTTAGGTACGCTTCATTTGGAAGAAGGAAAATGAATAAagtattagaaaaataaaaactctaaaTACGTGAAGTAACTTACATTACATAGGTTTACTGTTATCGTAACGTTccaatttattattaaatttgaaCGTCACGTGATTATGTACCTGTTTAATGTACATAAGTCCTTTTTCTGAATGAGAAATGTCAAGACGATTCTTCCAAAGAAGATTCTCTCAAAGTTGGACTCTCTACaacctcacagtttaacgtcaattctcattgcaacattataaaacattatgccAAAAAATAATATGATAGAAAATCCATGTAGAGTTCCGCTTCTGAAAATCTCCTTAGCGTTTCTCTTTGTGAAATTTAGAGGCAGGATCATGTCAAGGTAGAAACCTTTTTGTTTCCCATTAAGTagaggggtgtgatattcacacactcttttttacatttcacacactttttaattttcggccgtcgaatcagatgaattgaagaaaatcaagggataaaaatcaacaaaaagtgtgtgagaagtaaaaaatataaTGTCAAAGGGAGGAAAAGACTAGCTTTGTAGCTTGTAGTTACTCCTGTACCATGTTATTAGATCAAGAATAAGAAAGATACGTGTAAAAATAATATACACTCGTAAGATGAAAGTTTTactcccaaaaatattttttaatctaACATGAAAATTTATTCCAAAACAAGGCTTTTATTTCTACTTCCTTGTTAACTTGTGGCAAAAGTAAAGACTGAATGCACATTCAACcgtacattttatatatatatcttctttactaattaataaaacattcattgtcaatcaaaattctatgaaattatcagttta encodes:
- the LOC137708834 gene encoding aspartyl protease family protein 2-like translates to MAVRGSILVVLLVIFSSTLAAIAGLHSHDNHNPNASTLAGIQLPEHMSFNAISSSSSSHTGCSLSSSKRTNQSDSAMEDVGDSDDDEAAPELNPHKQTMKLHLRHRSQNKQSERKSSVIESTVRDLIRIQTLHTRIVEKKNQNTISRLQKDKKPKPYQSNPVVAPAASPESYTNELSGQLQATLKSGVSLGSGEYFMDVFIGTPPKHFSLILDTGSDLNWVQCAPCHDCFEQQGPHYDPKDSTSFLDISCKDPRCRLVSSPDPAQSCKSENQTCPYFYWYGDSSNTTGDFSLETFTVNLTSPNKAGFKRVENVMFGCGHWNRGLFHGAAGLLGLGRGPLSFASQLQSLYGHSFSYCLVDRNSDANVSSKLIFGEDKNLLSHPKLSYTSLVGGKENPADTFYYVEIKSVMVGGEAVDIPAETWKLTPEGAGGTIIDSGTTLSYFADPAYQMIKEAFEKKVKGYPVVNDFPILKPCYNVSGVEKIELPEFAIVFADGAVWDFPVENYFIQIEPQEMVCLAVLGTPKSSLSIIGNYQQQNFHILYDTKKSRLGYAPMKCADV